A single region of the Bacteroides luhongzhouii genome encodes:
- a CDS encoding RagB/SusD family nutrient uptake outer membrane protein, whose amino-acid sequence MKTLKKLIIIIPFLLGLGACDYIEEPTEMRDLEYVFSHGQETRGWLARSYAFIPDPFVAWRSSWNQYHPYIAMADEVDMGIDNEATKAYRINLGDWNPSEGGFGEKWDPYYKQMRHLHIFLENVKVVPNQNYIDTQAKVDAMKLEARFLLAYFHVLLFEQFGPIPLIKNSVDVQSSIDQLKMERNSVDEVVDYLDQELYDIAQALPITEPDTKWAGRPVKASALAVRARLLLYAASPLFNSPNNYQGYEEFRSLSNHDGKRLFPQAYDAKKWKRAADAAKLIIDMPDYKLHKVSSPTGDPFVDGYNSYREVFTSPGNSEILFARTACDFNEYLQGIQPRQWQAGGFMAVTQKLVDAFYMSDGKTKDDSDLYSEAGMTTNPDKITVNKVVSNIAKIDRVYNMYQNREARFYVSVFFNGRKWEASKAEVNGVVEPVQFFYDGKSGRPNSDSPKTGYTSYKYVDKDDYKYNSRQKTPVLFRLAEVYLNYAEALNKYNPGDSDILFYLNEVRERAGLPKYEDVYPGKTSQADIHDAIMRERQIELNWEGTRYFDTRRYFMAEKEDAGNFYGMNTMKTQAQESQFYQRSIFEKRVFKKSFYLFPIPQWELNKNNKLVQNPYWN is encoded by the coding sequence ATGAAAACTTTGAAAAAACTCATCATAATAATTCCATTCTTATTAGGACTCGGTGCTTGTGATTATATAGAGGAGCCTACTGAAATGAGAGACTTGGAATATGTTTTTAGCCATGGTCAGGAAACTCGTGGTTGGCTAGCCCGTTCTTATGCATTTATCCCGGATCCGTTTGTGGCCTGGAGATCAAGCTGGAATCAGTATCATCCATACATAGCGATGGCTGATGAGGTTGATATGGGAATCGACAATGAAGCAACAAAGGCGTATCGTATAAATTTGGGTGACTGGAATCCAAGCGAAGGTGGGTTTGGTGAAAAATGGGATCCATATTACAAACAAATGCGACATTTGCATATATTTCTTGAAAATGTAAAAGTGGTTCCTAATCAGAATTATATAGATACCCAAGCTAAAGTAGATGCAATGAAGCTCGAAGCCCGTTTTCTTTTGGCCTATTTTCATGTATTGCTGTTTGAACAATTTGGACCAATCCCATTGATTAAAAATTCGGTAGATGTACAATCATCCATCGATCAGTTGAAAATGGAACGTAATAGTGTCGACGAAGTGGTAGATTATCTTGACCAGGAATTGTATGACATAGCCCAGGCTTTGCCAATAACCGAACCTGATACTAAATGGGCAGGTCGTCCGGTAAAAGCTTCAGCCTTAGCCGTACGTGCCCGTCTGCTATTGTATGCAGCTAGTCCTTTGTTCAATTCTCCTAACAATTATCAGGGATATGAGGAATTCAGGTCTTTGAGCAACCACGATGGTAAAAGACTGTTTCCGCAAGCATACGACGCCAAGAAATGGAAACGGGCAGCCGATGCGGCGAAACTGATTATCGATATGCCTGATTATAAATTACATAAAGTGAGTAGTCCTACAGGCGACCCATTTGTAGATGGATACAATTCTTACCGTGAGGTGTTCACCAGTCCCGGCAATTCCGAGATATTATTTGCCCGCACTGCTTGCGACTTCAATGAATATTTGCAGGGAATACAACCTCGCCAATGGCAAGCGGGAGGATTTATGGCTGTGACTCAAAAGTTAGTTGACGCTTTCTATATGAGCGATGGGAAAACAAAAGACGACAGCGATTTATACAGCGAGGCTGGCATGACGACTAATCCTGACAAGATTACTGTAAACAAAGTTGTTAGCAATATCGCAAAGATAGACAGAGTATACAATATGTATCAGAATCGCGAGGCCAGATTCTATGTATCTGTATTTTTCAACGGAAGAAAATGGGAAGCGTCAAAAGCAGAAGTAAATGGTGTAGTAGAGCCTGTTCAATTCTTTTATGATGGAAAATCGGGACGTCCTAATTCCGATTCACCTAAAACAGGCTATACGAGTTATAAATATGTCGATAAAGATGACTATAAATACAACAGTCGTCAAAAAACACCTGTATTGTTTCGTTTGGCCGAAGTCTACTTGAATTATGCTGAAGCTCTAAACAAATACAATCCGGGCGATTCTGATATTCTCTTCTATCTGAATGAGGTTAGAGAAAGGGCTGGCCTGCCTAAATACGAAGACGTATACCCGGGAAAGACTTCGCAGGCTGATATTCATGATGCAATTATGCGTGAAAGACAAATAGAACTAAACTGGGAGGGTACTCGCTATTTTGATACACGACGCTATTTTATGGCCGAAAAAGAAGATGCAGGAAACTTCTATGGAATGAATACAATGAAAACTCAGGCGCAGGAGAGTCAATTCTATCAACGTTCTATTTTCGAAAAACGTGTATTCAAAAAATCTTTCTATCTATTCCCTATTCCGCAATGGGAATTGAATAAGAATAATAAGTTGGTTCAGAATCCTTATTGGAACTAG
- a CDS encoding SusC/RagA family TonB-linked outer membrane protein, whose product MKRKHLCLLLLVFLSFMRLSAQEGIVVLGIVLDEAKEPMPGVTVAEKGTSNGTMTDLDGRYSIKLTSEDAVLVFRFLGYETQEVKVGGKKDINLQLNPVATELTEVVVVGYGSQKKASVVGAISAIKPEAIARTSKTAITQSLAGNVAGVIAVQRSGEVGNDHADFWIRGINTFAGGSNPLIIVDGVERSFNSIDPQEIESFSVLKDASATAIYGVRGANGVIIITTKKGKVSPPQISFNIEKSFKAPTMLPKFVDAVDYMKIANEASLRTGHGEVFTPSRINNTIDNVDPDLYPNVNWIDELVKPMAHHQRVNLNITGGAPKVRYFVSASYHNESGLFKTDTDRNWNSNITQNQVNFRSNLDINITPTTTVGIYLGSQMRIKNSPNISSDYAWNVMMEVPPYFIPKRYSDGRLAAYGAGSEKGLNPYNLLTQYGTQKYTTSDINATANIVQKLDFVTKGLEGKVVYAYDVWTEHMYMQTYTPELWYATSRDANNDLVAVQVDPGSPFLNKSVYSNMSYRTYLEGSLIYNRTFNDHQIGGLFLYSHSTKGVKEGSNEYGVIPYKYQGIAARATYGYKGRYLAEFNMGYNGSENFAKGKRFGFFPAFALGWIVSEEDFWQPLAKAVNKLKIRGSFGEVGNDQFSSGRRFAYITEIRDDGGYDFGLPGSSNSFGGLMEGHFGFNNLTWETETKRDIGLEIGLFNMLELNIDYFFNSRRDILVSRRTIPGTAGFNEQPFVNYGKMQNKGVDLSLSFDKQFADFRISARGTFTYARNKMVEIDEPEVQFDNLYETGHRFGQQYGLVAERLYEASDFDANGNLLQQYAVPTFFSDLKPGDIKYVDINGDGYINDNDKTAIGYTELPEIVYGFGVNVAYKNFDFGVRFQGVANTTRMINDDSFLPFARTIQKGNLYEDVIFDRWTEKNPRQDVFFPRMRDYKDSHNYVNSTWWQKDMSFLRMKDIELGYSLPQSLIQKRGIQKLRFYVLANNILTFSKFKLWDVELGTNNGMKYPMMKNVNIGLELTF is encoded by the coding sequence ATGAAAAGAAAGCATTTATGTCTTTTATTATTGGTATTTCTTTCTTTCATGCGGCTAAGTGCCCAAGAAGGAATAGTAGTACTTGGAATCGTACTAGACGAAGCAAAAGAACCCATGCCTGGCGTTACCGTTGCCGAGAAAGGTACCTCTAATGGAACTATGACTGATCTTGACGGTCGCTACAGTATCAAACTGACTAGCGAAGATGCCGTCTTGGTTTTTAGATTCTTAGGATATGAAACACAAGAAGTAAAAGTAGGAGGAAAGAAAGACATCAACTTACAGTTAAATCCTGTAGCTACAGAGCTGACAGAAGTGGTTGTAGTCGGTTATGGATCACAAAAGAAGGCAAGTGTCGTTGGAGCTATATCGGCCATTAAGCCGGAAGCGATAGCCCGTACATCCAAAACAGCTATTACCCAATCGCTGGCCGGAAATGTGGCTGGAGTGATAGCTGTACAACGCTCAGGAGAAGTTGGAAACGATCATGCCGACTTTTGGATTAGAGGTATAAATACTTTTGCAGGCGGAAGTAATCCGTTGATTATAGTGGATGGTGTCGAACGTAGCTTTAATTCTATCGATCCGCAGGAAATAGAATCGTTCTCGGTATTGAAAGATGCATCTGCTACTGCCATTTACGGAGTGAGAGGTGCAAATGGTGTTATAATAATAACTACTAAAAAAGGAAAGGTATCGCCACCTCAAATCAGCTTTAATATTGAAAAATCGTTTAAAGCACCAACTATGCTTCCTAAGTTTGTTGATGCTGTGGATTATATGAAGATTGCCAATGAAGCATCACTAAGAACGGGCCATGGCGAAGTGTTCACACCTTCTCGTATAAACAATACCATAGACAATGTTGATCCTGATTTATATCCGAATGTAAATTGGATAGATGAGTTAGTGAAACCAATGGCACACCACCAACGTGTCAATCTGAATATAACAGGAGGTGCTCCGAAAGTACGTTATTTTGTTTCAGCATCGTATCACAACGAAAGTGGCTTATTTAAAACTGACACTGATCGTAACTGGAATTCAAACATTACACAAAATCAGGTCAATTTTAGGAGTAATCTGGATATTAATATTACGCCTACCACTACTGTCGGCATTTATTTAGGATCGCAGATGAGAATAAAAAACAGCCCCAATATCTCATCTGATTATGCATGGAATGTGATGATGGAAGTTCCTCCGTATTTTATACCTAAAAGATATTCTGACGGACGATTGGCTGCTTATGGAGCAGGTTCAGAAAAAGGATTGAATCCTTACAATCTTTTGACACAATATGGAACACAAAAATATACTACAAGCGATATCAATGCGACTGCCAATATTGTACAAAAACTTGATTTCGTTACCAAAGGGCTTGAAGGTAAGGTGGTTTACGCATATGATGTCTGGACCGAGCATATGTATATGCAGACATACACACCTGAACTATGGTATGCTACATCACGCGATGCGAACAATGATCTGGTAGCAGTCCAGGTAGATCCGGGAAGTCCATTTTTGAATAAATCCGTATACAGCAACATGTCCTACCGTACCTATCTCGAAGGATCATTGATTTATAACCGTACTTTCAACGACCATCAAATAGGCGGTTTATTCCTATACAGCCATAGCACTAAGGGTGTGAAAGAAGGGAGTAACGAATATGGTGTAATCCCATATAAATATCAAGGCATAGCTGCAAGAGCAACCTATGGCTATAAAGGTCGCTATTTGGCCGAGTTTAATATGGGATACAACGGGTCTGAAAATTTTGCAAAAGGTAAACGTTTTGGTTTCTTCCCTGCTTTTGCTCTAGGTTGGATTGTATCAGAAGAAGACTTCTGGCAACCATTAGCTAAGGCTGTCAATAAATTGAAAATCAGAGGATCGTTTGGAGAAGTCGGAAATGATCAATTTTCCAGCGGCAGGCGATTTGCTTACATAACCGAAATAAGAGACGATGGTGGTTATGATTTTGGGCTTCCGGGTTCATCCAACTCATTTGGCGGATTAATGGAAGGACACTTTGGATTCAATAATCTTACATGGGAAACTGAAACAAAACGCGACATTGGACTCGAAATCGGCTTATTCAATATGTTAGAGTTAAATATTGATTATTTCTTCAATTCGAGACGAGACATTCTTGTCAGCCGTCGTACTATTCCTGGAACGGCAGGATTTAACGAGCAGCCATTTGTCAATTATGGAAAGATGCAAAACAAAGGAGTTGATCTGAGCCTTTCTTTTGACAAGCAGTTCGCAGATTTCCGTATTTCCGCACGAGGTACATTCACGTATGCCCGTAACAAAATGGTAGAAATAGATGAACCCGAAGTTCAATTCGATAATTTATACGAAACAGGCCATCGTTTTGGACAGCAGTATGGGTTAGTAGCCGAAAGATTGTACGAAGCATCTGATTTCGACGCCAATGGTAACCTATTGCAGCAATATGCTGTTCCTACATTCTTTTCAGATCTTAAACCGGGTGATATAAAATATGTAGACATCAACGGAGATGGTTATATTAACGATAATGACAAAACTGCAATTGGATATACTGAGTTACCGGAAATTGTCTATGGATTTGGAGTCAATGTTGCATATAAAAATTTCGATTTTGGAGTCCGTTTCCAAGGGGTGGCAAATACAACACGGATGATTAATGATGATAGTTTCCTGCCTTTTGCCCGCACAATTCAAAAAGGAAATTTGTATGAAGATGTTATTTTCGACAGATGGACCGAAAAAAATCCGCGTCAGGATGTATTCTTCCCTCGCATGAGAGACTATAAAGACAGTCACAACTATGTAAATTCAACCTGGTGGCAAAAAGATATGTCTTTTCTTCGCATGAAAGATATTGAATTGGGATATTCATTACCTCAATCGTTGATTCAGAAAAGAGGAATCCAGAAATTACGTTTCTATGTTTTGGCAAACAATATTTTAACATTCAGCAAATTCAAGCTATGGGATGTTGAGTTAGGAACGAATAACGGAATGAAATATCCGATGATGAAGAATGTAAACATTGGTCTAGAATTAACATTTTAA
- a CDS encoding MGH1-like glycoside hydrolase domain-containing protein — translation MMKSILLLLSALSFSITIFGQGAYFSKKTYQGGELPTYADSKHLLPQPVLDKKEWLELYWKAWEIAFSRLQKPPLGSPLVSNWIDEALSPQIYQWDTHFMAIFGRYGHHIFPFINSHDNFYCRQHDDGMICRVINEDNGEDHHWGLGVDNARACNPPLFSWAEIETYKVTGDKSRFALILPVLEKYAEWIDNNRLGNDTPHQLYWSNGQASGMDNTPRDMGRPHPGDGWDQHSAIDHVGWVDMSSQMCVFYKDLAYICNELGYAKKTKMYELKADTISERINKWMWDEKQGLYFDLDPHGVQTKWVTVATFWPMFAQLSNKEQTEKLVSNLRNPNLFWRKVPVPTLAANQEFYDPSGQYWKGGVWAPTNYMIVQGLVKNNYENLANELVEKYLNAISEVYGKTHTLWEVYSPDMYIPATNASGIHMVQPDFVGWTGLAPISMLIENVLGIRLNAPEKKIEWHITQESTHGLKNIHFLGSTIDLVATQSEKGKMTLEITSNIHFDLEIYFQQQKRIFKIKDQYTRVEL, via the coding sequence ATGATGAAATCAATATTACTATTATTGTCCGCTTTATCTTTCAGCATAACAATATTTGGACAGGGAGCATATTTTTCAAAAAAGACATACCAAGGAGGAGAACTGCCAACTTATGCTGACAGTAAACACCTTCTCCCTCAGCCTGTTTTAGATAAAAAAGAGTGGCTGGAGCTTTATTGGAAGGCCTGGGAAATCGCTTTTAGCAGATTGCAAAAACCGCCTTTGGGGTCACCTTTAGTATCTAACTGGATAGATGAAGCACTTAGTCCTCAAATTTATCAATGGGATACACATTTCATGGCCATATTCGGACGCTACGGACACCATATTTTTCCATTTATCAATTCACACGACAATTTTTATTGTCGACAGCATGATGATGGTATGATTTGCCGGGTGATTAACGAAGACAACGGGGAAGATCATCATTGGGGGCTGGGTGTCGACAATGCCAGAGCCTGTAACCCCCCATTATTTAGTTGGGCCGAAATAGAGACTTATAAAGTGACAGGCGACAAATCGCGTTTTGCTTTGATACTCCCGGTTTTGGAAAAGTATGCAGAATGGATTGATAACAATCGACTGGGAAATGATACACCTCACCAGCTATATTGGAGCAATGGACAAGCCAGTGGAATGGACAACACTCCCCGGGATATGGGACGTCCGCATCCGGGAGACGGGTGGGACCAACATTCTGCCATCGACCATGTGGGGTGGGTGGATATGTCTTCTCAGATGTGTGTGTTCTACAAAGATTTAGCATATATCTGCAATGAGTTAGGCTATGCCAAGAAAACTAAAATGTATGAGTTAAAAGCCGATACTATATCGGAACGTATTAATAAATGGATGTGGGATGAGAAACAAGGCTTATATTTTGATTTGGACCCGCATGGAGTACAAACAAAATGGGTCACAGTAGCCACATTCTGGCCCATGTTTGCACAGCTAAGTAATAAAGAACAAACTGAAAAATTAGTAAGTAATCTGAGAAACCCTAATCTTTTCTGGCGAAAAGTACCAGTTCCTACATTGGCTGCCAATCAGGAGTTCTATGACCCTAGCGGGCAATATTGGAAAGGTGGGGTTTGGGCTCCGACCAATTACATGATTGTACAAGGTTTAGTCAAAAACAATTATGAGAATTTGGCAAACGAACTGGTTGAAAAATATCTGAATGCGATAAGTGAAGTATATGGCAAGACACACACACTGTGGGAAGTTTATTCGCCGGATATGTATATCCCGGCAACGAATGCTTCGGGAATTCATATGGTTCAGCCCGATTTTGTAGGATGGACAGGATTGGCTCCTATTTCTATGCTCATTGAGAATGTTTTGGGAATACGATTGAACGCTCCCGAGAAAAAGATCGAATGGCATATTACGCAAGAATCCACACACGGGTTGAAAAATATTCACTTCTTGGGCTCAACGATTGATCTGGTAGCCACCCAATCTGAAAAAGGTAAAATGACATTGGAAATAACCAGTAATATTCATTTCGATCTCGAAATCTATTTTCAGCAGCAGAAACGTATATTTAAAATCAAAGACCAATACACTAGAGTGGAATTATAA
- a CDS encoding glycoside hydrolase family 30 protein, producing the protein MKTTLLTFFYFFAFVLFTSCEDDGKKVHEYVPTSRTYYVHFDQKNQEIDNFGASDAWTFRHVGKNWPIDKRNEIADLLFSLEKDENGKPKGIGLSLWRMVFGAGSLEKPYPGTEARWNNMPCIRNESGDYDMELDGEVGGQFWFVKAAKERGCEQFLGFCNSPPYYWTKTGYTNALGDQELQYKLNLKDEHLTDFATYLAELVKRTKEKHGVDFNYVCPLNEPEWEADGTESCHANNDEVAYVAKAVNAKFVEYGLNTKVVIPESGKPHFVYSAPEGMPNHEKYGNKAEYFFSPKSSTNLLGQSNVAKLLATHSYWSVDTDSELRQIREAVGQKVKETGIKYWQTEFCILSNDYDLGTADDGTPVGGGGRDYSMKLALYVARIMHADLVFANASAWHWWLGATPFEYKDGLLYLTDDYNNGDVYVPKLLWAFGNYSRFIRPGAIRLGMSRDNGDTNELKDVMSSAYLNKDGKLVVVMINYSDEEREIKLSFSDDKSRSLIPYITSDMEGDDLRPSKGVKDGDVYILPAKSIVTFAE; encoded by the coding sequence ATGAAAACAACACTATTGACATTCTTTTATTTTTTTGCATTTGTGTTATTTACAAGTTGCGAAGATGATGGCAAAAAGGTACACGAATATGTCCCTACATCGCGAACTTATTACGTGCATTTCGATCAGAAGAATCAGGAAATTGACAATTTCGGTGCATCTGATGCATGGACTTTCAGACATGTTGGTAAAAATTGGCCGATAGATAAACGAAATGAGATTGCAGATTTACTTTTTAGTTTGGAGAAAGATGAGAATGGGAAACCGAAGGGAATAGGGTTATCCCTTTGGCGAATGGTTTTTGGAGCAGGAAGCTTGGAGAAGCCATATCCGGGGACGGAGGCCCGGTGGAATAATATGCCTTGTATTCGTAACGAAAGCGGTGATTATGATATGGAACTGGATGGAGAAGTCGGTGGTCAATTTTGGTTTGTAAAGGCCGCTAAAGAAAGAGGGTGCGAACAATTTCTTGGATTTTGCAATTCCCCACCTTATTACTGGACAAAAACAGGTTATACCAATGCTTTAGGAGATCAAGAGCTTCAATATAAGTTGAATTTGAAAGATGAACACCTTACCGATTTTGCCACCTATTTAGCAGAATTGGTAAAACGGACAAAAGAAAAACACGGAGTGGACTTTAATTATGTCTGTCCGTTGAATGAGCCGGAATGGGAAGCAGATGGTACAGAAAGTTGTCATGCCAATAACGATGAGGTGGCTTATGTAGCAAAAGCCGTTAATGCAAAGTTTGTAGAATATGGTTTAAATACAAAAGTAGTTATACCTGAGTCTGGGAAGCCTCATTTTGTTTATTCTGCTCCGGAAGGAATGCCTAATCATGAAAAATATGGTAATAAAGCTGAATATTTTTTCTCACCTAAATCATCAACTAATCTTTTGGGCCAGTCGAATGTAGCTAAACTTTTAGCCACGCATTCTTATTGGTCTGTTGATACAGATTCTGAATTGAGACAGATTCGTGAGGCAGTAGGACAAAAAGTTAAAGAAACAGGAATTAAGTATTGGCAGACAGAGTTCTGCATATTGAGCAACGATTACGATTTAGGTACTGCCGACGATGGAACACCTGTCGGTGGCGGCGGTCGCGACTACTCGATGAAATTAGCTCTTTACGTGGCTCGTATTATGCATGCAGATTTGGTATTTGCCAATGCATCAGCATGGCATTGGTGGTTGGGAGCAACTCCTTTCGAATATAAAGATGGTTTATTATATCTGACCGATGACTATAACAATGGCGATGTTTATGTTCCTAAATTGTTGTGGGCTTTTGGTAATTATAGCCGGTTTATACGTCCGGGGGCTATCCGTTTAGGTATGTCTCGAGATAATGGTGATACCAATGAATTGAAAGATGTTATGTCTTCCGCCTATTTAAACAAAGATGGGAAATTAGTCGTAGTGATGATTAACTATTCGGATGAGGAACGGGAAATAAAGCTTTCATTCAGTGACGATAAGAGTCGGAGTCTAATTCCATATATTACATCCGATATGGAAGGAGATGATCTTAGACCATCTAAAGGGGTGAAAGACGGAGACGTTTATATCCTTCCGGCTAAAAGTATAGTAACATTTGCTGAATAA